One Candidatus Nitrososphaera evergladensis SR1 genomic window, CCGCCACTATCTCGTCAAGTGAGCGCACCACGCGGCATTTCTTGCACGCAAGGTATATTGTTGCAGCCGCCATGCACGCGATTGATTTCCCTTTTGCCTCCTGCATACTCTCATAGTTGCGGTACAGCATTGCCGCAGTTTCAACCAGCAGTTTTGGCAATGACATTGCCGCGCACGTCTCGTTAATCTTTGTCAGGACGTTTGACAGCCGGCGCTCCTGCGGAGACACTATCCTGCTGCGTATGTGCCACTTGCGGATGTTGTTCATCTGCTCGGCCATCTGGTAGTCGATGGACTTGCCTGCATAGTCCTTTGAGCCCGAGGCAATCTCTGTCCTCAGGCCGTAATCGTGGAGAGCAAAACTCGTCGAGCCTGAAGCCCGGGTGTTCTTGGATTTTTCCTCAAAGTCAGTCGCGTTTGACTCGCGGCCAAAGTCATAGACGCTGTCCATCGCGACGTACCCGCAGCGCTCGCAAATGAACTCGCCCTTGGAATAGTCTTGTATGAGGTTTGCGCTGCATTCTGGGCACTGAGTGCAATATTCACTCGTGGTCAATTCCGGCGACCCCTCCTCCTTTCCTTGTCGTGCTGCTTATGTCCATGCGACGACGGTCTAGTCTTCGTCTGCTGTTGCGGCCGTCCGCCGGCAAACACCTTTGCGCCAGTCAGCCTCGCTGTTCTGTCAGTCATGGGAATGACGGAAGCGTACGGCGCGTTCACCGGCCCTATCAGTTCAGATATCCTTCCTACTCGCCTTCCGGCAGAGTCGATGAGCACCTCACCCGGTCTGATGCCTGTCGCTCCGGCTGCGTTCAGTTTTACGATTAACCTTCCGCTCTTTGCTAGATGCATAACTTCCCCGATCTCCCCCATTTGCACAATCAGCTTTTCCTTGCTATCATAAGCTTCGGTCAAAATTGTTATGTTTGTTGATGAACAATATTATTGCGGCCGCTGTTAAATTTTAGCCTGCTACTTTTTTCCGGATTTTTGCCTCGCGTGCTTTTGCAACAGCTTTTCCGCGACGCTTGCAATGACCTTTGATTTTTTCACACCTTCTTTTTTGGCAAGCATGACATAGCCGGACTTGACAAACGATCTTCTTGGAAACCTTGCGGCGTCGTTTACCGCGTCGTCTTCAACCTGGTAGCCGGCCGTCTTGGCCGCCTCGACAAGTTCCTGCACTGTTGGGTCAAAGACGGCGTGGTCGCGCTTGACCTTCCTTCCCTGGCGGCGCTTTAGGTTCTTGTTAAAGTAGTCCAGCCAGAGTATGACGTGGTCATAGTCCTTCAAGGCTCTATCTCGCATTTAACGGAGGGCGCTTTTTAAAACTATTGCGTAGGATGGGAAGACTCGAACATTTGCGCATTTCGTCATTTGTCTTTTATAGGTAAAAAATATGCAAACTCTTCTACTATGGACGAATTTTATTATAGTATCTCTTTTAGGAATTTTTTTATAGACTCATCTTCTACGGGCAAGGTGCCATGAGAGCATCT contains:
- a CDS encoding signal recognition particle subunit SRP19/SEC65 family protein gives rise to the protein MKDYDHVILWLDYFNKNLKRRQGRKVKRDHAVFDPTVQELVEAAKTAGYQVEDDAVNDAARFPRRSFVKSGYVMLAKKEGVKKSKVIASVAEKLLQKHARQKSGKK
- a CDS encoding H/ACA ribonucleoprotein complex subunit GAR1, whose protein sequence is MHLAKSGRLIVKLNAAGATGIRPGEVLIDSAGRRVGRISELIGPVNAPYASVIPMTDRTARLTGAKVFAGGRPQQQTKTRPSSHGHKQHDKERRRGRRN
- a CDS encoding transcription initiation factor IIB, yielding MTTSEYCTQCPECSANLIQDYSKGEFICERCGYVAMDSVYDFGRESNATDFEEKSKNTRASGSTSFALHDYGLRTEIASGSKDYAGKSIDYQMAEQMNNIRKWHIRSRIVSPQERRLSNVLTKINETCAAMSLPKLLVETAAMLYRNYESMQEAKGKSIACMAAATIYLACKKCRVVRSLDEIVAATGVTEQDRSSVKLASKYYRMMVMEMSAFAEEASSSPQATPEMPQQQQQVPVTMAIDHYISKLSNMAKIDTKVERLAIDIAHKTDDHMLADGKAPNGLAAAYIYVSSILLGINILQRDVSSLSGVTEVTIRNRCKDMLTGFKLTITVKPQTRPGLA